A window of Bradyrhizobium quebecense genomic DNA:
TTCTGCGAAAAGCCATCAAGTGTCGCCGTCTCAACGCAGGGTCCAATAGGAATAACCCTAGCTAGGGATGTCACTCTCTGTCGTTCTCCAACAGTAAAATATGCTTGGGTCTCACGTGGTAAGTCACCGCGGGTCAACATCAAAGGACCTCTCGCCTTCTGCGAAAAGCCATCAAGTGTCGCCGTCTCAACGCAGGGTCCAATAGGAATAACCCTAGCTAGGGATTGTCACTCTCTGTCGTTCTCCAACAGTAAAATATGCTTGGGTCTCACTAAGAGCCAGAATTAATTATTCGTTATCGTTTCGGCTTAAGAAAAGGCCATTATTCTGTGCACTTTCCTAAGACTACTAAAAACCTCTATATAAACGCCCCACTCTGATAGTCTGCCACACAGCGAGCCTCACAGTATCTATCCTAGACATCGCATTTTCACTATGGCAGAACATTATCCAGCCTACGAGCGCCCTCAGTTTGAGAGCGTCTGCCTAACGGGTAAGACGGGAGACGAGCTTCGCAGGGCGCTCAAGAACGCACTAAAAAAATACCGTAAGCACCTCCCCAAAGTCCTGAAAGAGCAGCGCAAGTGGGTGGCTGCGGCGCGGGCTTATGAACAAGCTGCGGGCATTCATCCGCGGAATTTTGGGGCGTTCGAAACCGAGCCCTGTATGACAGAGTATCCACTCGGGGGCGCCAATGAGGCCATCGACGTTGACGACCTCTCGGTTGATGCTTCAGACCCCCCCCTCTGGTATGTCTATTTGCCTACTAACATTGCACTATCCTGTGTTGCAAACAGCAGTTTC
This region includes:
- a CDS encoding RolB family protein; amino-acid sequence: MAEHYPAYERPQFESVCLTGKTGDELRRALKNALKKYRKHLPKVLKEQRKWVAAARAYEQAAGIHPRNFGAFETEPCMTEYPLGGANEAIDVDDLSVDASDPPLWYVYLPTNIALSCVANSSFEAVSRRYFPGG